AAGCTTCTAATGCTATTGCTTTGTCTGTAATTAAATGGCAAAACCAACTACAAACAAAACCTTTAGAAATTGGTTCTATTGGTGTTTTGTCTTTGAATGAAAATGGACAAATTATTTTTGAACCTAACCATACTACTAATTATTTAGCAGCTTCTTTTGGTTTATCAACTGTTAATTCTCCAGCTATAAAAAGACATAAAGAAATTGTAAAACCTTTAGTTCCTATTGATGAAAAATCAACTAAAAAAGGAATACCTACTTTTATTAAATATGCTGCAACTGCTGCTATTTTATTAACATTAGGAGGTGTTGTTGGTACTAATATTTATCAACAAAATAAGCAAGAAGTACTTTTTGCAAATCAAAAAGATGCTTTAGATAAAAAAATACAAGCAGCTACTTTTGTAATTTCAAACCCTTTACCAACTCTTGAGCTAAAGATTGTAAAAGAAGAGAAAGTAATAAAACCTTTTCATGTGGTTGCTGGCGCGTTTCAGTTTCCAGAAAATGCCGAAAAGAAAGT
The DNA window shown above is from Polaribacter sp. Hel_I_88 and carries:
- a CDS encoding HU-CCDC81 and SPOR domain-containing protein encodes the protein MILANYISDLLYRYECVIVPDFGGFVTNKIGAKINELDHTFYPPSKQITFNSHLTVNDGLLANYIASSENISFEKASNAIALSVIKWQNQLQTKPLEIGSIGVLSLNENGQIIFEPNHTTNYLAASFGLSTVNSPAIKRHKEIVKPLVPIDEKSTKKGIPTFIKYAATAAILLTLGGVVGTNIYQQNKQEVLFANQKDALDKKIQAATFVISNPLPTLELKIVKEEKVIKPFHVVAGAFQFPENAEKKVNELKELGYEASILGVNKWGLTEVAFNSFSDKNDAINNLYKIQKSVSKDAWLLVKK